A single window of Syntrophales bacterium DNA harbors:
- a CDS encoding DEAD/DEAH box helicase family protein has translation MAKQRKAPELKFQEHIADFLIREHGYCVLEQTDITDAEHYIAEDQLWAFLKATQADMIKKLADDYGTDARDEVFRALRRELEHTPLWMIFRQGLKVRGLEFHLYYAKPRSLESAAATKHGENRITFRPHFYFGETNQEIDFVLFLNGLPIVAMEVKHEKNQNVHDAVAQFAGRDHARKIFRHPFLYLVADTSDVMAASDPSRVENFRWHNTGLTNAPQTAGEYPVEFLYREVLSKNQILEMLSFFLIRAPEREAEEDKPASSAFTILPRYHQSRMVRKVADDAAAHFAATGDIGRKYLIDHSAGSGKTLSICWLADRLHSLFKPGTNEKLVDAVFILTDRKSLDTNIREDIEKFTHLKAVVGLARKSEDLPRFLKERKPIVVTTQQKFAWVLEEIEKNPDLKELRVAFLIDEAHRSQEGRMGVAIRVPFRKTDDPDVDDATEDDQDEEEKIARIIREHDRNQLFVAFTATPAPSTLTLFGSPFDTYSEAEAIAEGYIVDVATSIISYKTLYHLHCAIVPPPDEERLYPIGVVAKALQNVAYQDDGLIQYKAEIMLRIFEKDVKPLISGRAKAMIVATSRIAGLRYFDIIKEKLKERGADYKALYAFSDFVHPETNAAVSEHAVNGLRDGELIEDRFEGDDYRLMIVANKFQTGFDQPLLAGMFLDKPVVDRNAVQTVSRLNRCHEGKKDVVVVDFTNNAAAILRAFAKYRKGTPFEPDEPDPALCTRLHSEILAAGVFTQQDATDFVKLLAAGTDAQVQYAVHGFRIRFQARLGSLEVRKVFVYLLARLVKSFHFLTCFFTYPDEIRQFAAFAEYVGPQLIKQGSISELMKQIRQTEVIKSAVTYEGEVRSGGKVKLKPGRGGKGPGPPPKKVSVQDIIADIRARFDISDEEALYIRQVTEAKVADPVIRSTVHAHREDSVYLEGAYRGQVNGEIQETYDELGRYEELSDPKYTDPSGIFDIMAFTVIQNHLFVAA, from the coding sequence ATGGCTAAACAGAGGAAAGCCCCGGAACTGAAATTTCAAGAGCATATTGCGGATTTCCTTATCCGCGAGCACGGCTACTGCGTCCTCGAACAGACCGACATCACGGACGCCGAGCACTACATCGCCGAAGATCAGCTCTGGGCCTTTCTCAAGGCCACCCAAGCCGATATGATCAAGAAGCTGGCGGATGACTATGGCACGGATGCACGGGACGAGGTGTTTCGGGCGCTCCGCAGGGAACTGGAACATACGCCGCTTTGGATGATCTTTCGTCAGGGCTTAAAGGTGCGAGGGCTTGAGTTTCACCTCTACTATGCCAAACCACGCTCATTGGAAAGCGCCGCCGCGACAAAGCACGGCGAAAACCGCATCACCTTCCGCCCCCATTTCTACTTCGGGGAAACAAACCAAGAAATCGACTTTGTCCTGTTCCTCAATGGCCTGCCTATCGTGGCCATGGAGGTCAAACACGAGAAAAACCAAAATGTCCATGACGCAGTGGCGCAGTTCGCGGGCCGGGATCACGCCCGTAAGATCTTCCGTCATCCCTTTCTTTACCTCGTTGCCGACACCAGCGATGTTATGGCGGCCAGTGATCCAAGTCGCGTCGAAAACTTCCGGTGGCACAACACGGGTCTGACCAACGCGCCGCAAACGGCGGGCGAATACCCGGTGGAGTTCCTCTACCGGGAAGTCCTGTCGAAAAACCAGATCCTGGAGATGCTGTCTTTCTTCCTCATTCGCGCTCCCGAACGCGAGGCGGAGGAAGATAAACCGGCATCGTCTGCCTTCACGATCCTGCCGCGCTACCACCAGAGCCGCATGGTGCGCAAAGTGGCCGACGATGCGGCGGCTCACTTCGCTGCAACGGGCGATATCGGGCGGAAATACCTCATTGACCACTCAGCGGGCAGCGGCAAGACCCTCTCCATCTGCTGGCTTGCCGACCGCCTCCACAGCCTCTTCAAGCCCGGCACGAACGAAAAACTGGTGGACGCCGTCTTCATCCTGACCGACCGCAAGTCCCTTGATACGAACATCCGGGAAGATATCGAGAAATTTACGCACCTCAAGGCTGTGGTGGGGCTGGCCCGAAAATCGGAAGACCTGCCCCGTTTCTTGAAGGAGCGCAAACCGATCGTTGTTACGACCCAGCAAAAATTTGCCTGGGTTCTAGAGGAGATCGAGAAAAACCCCGATTTGAAGGAACTGCGCGTGGCGTTTCTGATCGATGAAGCGCACCGGTCGCAGGAAGGCAGGATGGGCGTGGCCATCCGCGTGCCTTTTCGCAAGACGGACGATCCGGATGTGGACGATGCGACCGAGGATGATCAGGATGAAGAAGAGAAAATTGCCAGGATCATCCGCGAGCATGACCGCAACCAGCTTTTCGTAGCTTTCACCGCGACGCCCGCCCCATCCACCCTTACCCTGTTCGGGTCGCCGTTCGATACATACAGCGAAGCCGAGGCCATTGCCGAGGGCTATATCGTAGACGTGGCGACAAGCATAATTTCCTACAAGACGCTCTACCATCTGCATTGCGCTATCGTGCCGCCACCGGATGAGGAAAGGCTCTACCCGATAGGCGTCGTTGCCAAGGCTCTCCAAAACGTCGCCTACCAGGATGACGGCTTGATCCAATACAAGGCCGAGATCATGCTCCGCATCTTCGAGAAGGACGTAAAGCCGCTTATCAGCGGCCGCGCCAAAGCGATGATCGTAGCGACATCGAGGATCGCGGGGCTCCGCTACTTTGATATCATCAAGGAAAAGCTCAAAGAACGAGGAGCGGACTACAAGGCGCTCTATGCCTTCTCGGATTTTGTCCATCCCGAAACCAACGCAGCCGTCAGCGAACATGCGGTCAACGGTCTGCGGGATGGCGAATTGATCGAAGATCGTTTCGAGGGAGACGATTACCGGCTGATGATCGTGGCCAACAAGTTCCAGACCGGATTCGACCAGCCCCTGCTTGCCGGCATGTTCCTCGACAAGCCTGTCGTGGACAGAAACGCCGTGCAAACGGTGTCGCGTCTGAACCGCTGCCACGAGGGGAAAAAGGATGTCGTCGTAGTGGACTTTACAAACAACGCCGCGGCGATCCTGAGGGCGTTCGCCAAGTACCGGAAAGGGACCCCCTTCGAGCCGGATGAGCCGGACCCGGCACTGTGCACAAGGCTGCACTCAGAGATTTTGGCGGCGGGAGTCTTCACCCAGCAGGATGCCACTGATTTCGTAAAACTGCTGGCTGCGGGAACGGACGCGCAGGTGCAGTATGCCGTGCATGGCTTCCGCATTCGTTTCCAAGCGAGACTCGGCTCGCTGGAGGTGCGAAAGGTCTTTGTCTATCTCCTGGCCAGGTTGGTAAAGAGCTTTCACTTTCTCACCTGTTTTTTTACCTATCCGGACGAAATCAGACAGTTCGCCGCGTTTGCGGAATATGTCGGGCCACAACTCATCAAACAGGGCAGCATCTCTGAACTGATGAAGCAGATCCGTCAGACCGAGGTCATCAAGTCTGCCGTAACATACGAGGGTGAAGTCCGAAGCGGAGGCAAGGTGAAGCTCAAACCGGGCAGGGGCGGGAAAGGTCCAGGTCCGCCGCCGAAAAAAGTTTCGGTTCAGGATATAATCGCTGACATTCGGGCCAGGTTCGACATCAGCGACGAGGAGGCCCTCTATATCAGACAGGTGACCGAAGCAAAAGTGGCAGATCCGGTCATCCGCAGTACCGTTCATGCCCATCGCGAAGATAGTGTTTATCTCGAAGGCGCATATCGTGGACAGGTCAATGGCGAGATACAGGAAACGTATGATGAACT
- a CDS encoding restriction endonuclease subunit S, with protein sequence MKCNPSDWTIDRLKDVAVINALSLPADTDPDYEFNYLEISNVDYYGIVDPNAIERLCFENAPSRARRCIEKNNTVISSVRPNLQAVAFCPNGQSNFVCSTGFNVVKSDERKLIPKFVYYALISEYGRQYFEATAKGVGYPAIDDKDFSSFSMPLPPLSEQKGIAVYLDRSCTAIDAAMAAKRRQIEILDSMVISTIQHAVTQGLNPDVQMMPSGLDWLPRIPGHWKVQQIKRRCELLRGKFSHRPRNDPAFYDGDYPFVQTGDITAAEKYIRSYSQTLNDLGFSISKMFPRGTLVMSIAANVGDVAILDFEACFPDSMVGLVPNHHTHLDFLYYLMRAMKGILLRSAVLTTQLNLNYVRIGTNFAPFPLKEEQVQIAEYLDEKMGEIRTTKAILNNSIETLLAYRKSLIHECVTGQRRITEADLNQVKAYG encoded by the coding sequence ATGAAATGCAACCCTTCAGACTGGACAATTGACCGACTCAAGGACGTGGCCGTTATCAATGCTTTGTCTTTGCCTGCTGACACTGACCCGGATTACGAGTTCAATTACCTCGAAATCTCGAACGTGGACTATTACGGGATCGTTGACCCGAATGCCATTGAGCGCTTATGTTTTGAAAACGCCCCATCGCGAGCAAGGCGATGTATTGAGAAGAATAACACCGTGATTTCATCAGTCAGGCCTAACTTACAGGCCGTGGCATTCTGCCCCAATGGCCAGAGTAATTTCGTTTGTTCGACTGGTTTCAATGTTGTGAAATCTGACGAAAGAAAACTTATACCTAAATTTGTATATTACGCATTGATCTCGGAGTATGGTCGGCAATACTTTGAGGCAACAGCAAAGGGTGTTGGTTATCCGGCAATTGATGATAAGGACTTCAGTTCGTTCTCCATGCCACTGCCTCCCTTGTCGGAACAGAAAGGGATTGCGGTGTATCTGGATAGGAGTTGCACGGCAATCGACGCGGCCATGGCTGCCAAACGCCGCCAGATCGAAATACTGGATTCAATGGTTATTTCAACCATCCAGCATGCCGTGACACAGGGCTTGAATCCCGACGTCCAGATGATGCCGTCTGGTCTCGATTGGCTCCCGAGAATTCCCGGCCATTGGAAGGTGCAGCAGATCAAGCGACGTTGTGAACTCCTTCGCGGCAAATTTAGTCATCGTCCCAGGAACGATCCAGCGTTCTACGATGGAGACTATCCGTTCGTTCAGACGGGAGACATTACTGCTGCTGAGAAATACATCCGCAGTTACTCTCAAACCCTGAACGATCTTGGTTTTAGTATCAGCAAGATGTTTCCCCGGGGAACCCTCGTTATGTCGATTGCGGCAAATGTTGGAGACGTAGCAATCTTGGATTTTGAGGCTTGTTTTCCTGACAGCATGGTTGGTCTCGTACCCAACCACCATACCCATTTGGATTTCCTCTATTATCTGATGCGCGCTATGAAAGGCATCCTCCTTCGCTCGGCTGTCCTCACAACACAGTTGAACCTGAACTATGTTCGCATTGGTACTAACTTTGCCCCTTTCCCGCTAAAGGAAGAGCAGGTACAAATTGCCGAATATCTGGATGAAAAGATGGGCGAAATAAGGACAACGAAAGCTATTCTCAACAACTCGATCGAAACCCTCCTCGCCTACCGCAAGTCGCTAATCCACGAATGCGTCACGGGTCAACGGCGGATTACAGAGGCGGATCTGAACCAGGTGAAAGCCTATGGCTAA
- a CDS encoding type I restriction-modification system subunit M, with translation MALSLNKPKLDNLAGEIWKSAVRLRGKFKAYEYQNVILPIIVIRRLECVLIAWREKRRAEVLAKRPKLGEKELAKLVKDLELNPKQSPFSNKTDWTLRKIVEEDPTLLTDNFRDYINGFSKNVDDIIENFNYRATISQMVKNNRLAPILNQYKELELGPDNLSPLEMGYIYEELLRRFSEQSGEEAGDHFTPREVIRLMVELLDIPIPDRHISIYDPACGTGGMLSVAKEHLLDRADTPEEKAAVEKYVTVHGHELSPTNYAICQADLPIKNDRQAKIHLGNSLIPHDPHSKEPGDQLPESKFRFDFMLSNPPFGVTWGGKDGYETEVRKLRTNRYRAGLPRTDNGPFLFLQTMLAKMKPAGQGESRIAIVFNGSPLSNGDCGSGESEIRRWILENDWLDAIVMLPDQLFYNTGIFTYIWLLRSEKPASHLGRVMLIDARRQYEKEPRSFGSKRNRITDANRAWIEERYCNGWAEGYADEQVKLFRRDDFAYHKVGVVFWQFDEQDQPATITEPYEKAFTAANLKKEQEFYDSDLSFCIRLKNGKGEEIKKIVITPRDNAAKKFKALMEDRPEVLSVEWTHRDYVKDDEYIPHGEEIEAFLKREIAKPIIRWQDSPQMGYEILPNKYFYRYQPPTPARELLAEFWRLEKEAEKMLEGLGK, from the coding sequence ATGGCATTGTCCCTCAACAAGCCAAAACTCGATAACCTCGCTGGCGAAATCTGGAAATCAGCCGTGCGTCTGCGCGGGAAGTTCAAGGCTTACGAATACCAGAATGTCATCCTGCCGATCATCGTCATCCGTCGTCTCGAATGTGTACTGATTGCCTGGCGTGAAAAAAGACGGGCAGAAGTTCTGGCAAAGCGCCCTAAACTGGGGGAGAAAGAACTCGCCAAGCTTGTCAAGGATCTCGAGTTGAATCCAAAGCAGTCGCCGTTTTCCAACAAGACCGACTGGACGCTCCGCAAAATCGTCGAAGAGGATCCCACACTGCTCACAGATAACTTCCGCGACTATATCAACGGATTCTCCAAGAACGTCGACGACATCATCGAGAATTTCAATTACCGCGCGACCATCAGCCAGATGGTGAAAAACAACCGCCTGGCCCCAATCCTCAACCAGTACAAGGAACTGGAACTCGGCCCCGACAATCTTTCGCCGCTGGAGATGGGCTACATTTACGAGGAATTACTCCGGCGCTTCTCTGAACAGAGCGGTGAGGAGGCCGGGGATCACTTCACCCCCCGCGAGGTGATCCGGCTGATGGTTGAGCTGCTGGACATCCCCATTCCCGACCGGCACATCTCCATCTATGATCCTGCCTGCGGGACAGGAGGCATGCTTTCCGTCGCGAAGGAACACCTGCTCGACCGCGCAGACACGCCAGAAGAAAAGGCCGCCGTCGAAAAATACGTCACTGTTCATGGGCATGAGCTCTCCCCGACGAACTACGCCATCTGCCAGGCCGACCTGCCCATCAAAAACGATCGTCAGGCCAAGATTCATCTTGGCAACTCGCTCATCCCCCACGATCCTCATAGCAAGGAACCGGGCGACCAGCTTCCCGAAAGCAAATTCCGTTTTGACTTCATGCTGTCCAATCCACCCTTCGGGGTTACCTGGGGCGGCAAGGATGGCTACGAAACGGAAGTACGGAAGCTCAGGACGAATCGCTACCGGGCAGGTTTGCCGAGGACCGACAACGGACCTTTTCTCTTCCTGCAGACCATGCTTGCCAAGATGAAGCCTGCCGGACAAGGAGAAAGCCGCATCGCCATCGTCTTCAACGGCTCGCCCCTTTCAAATGGCGACTGTGGCTCGGGAGAGAGCGAAATCCGCCGCTGGATTCTCGAAAACGACTGGCTTGACGCCATCGTCATGCTGCCCGACCAGCTTTTCTACAACACCGGCATCTTCACCTACATCTGGTTGCTGCGCAGCGAAAAGCCCGCCTCGCACCTGGGTCGTGTGATGCTCATCGACGCCCGCCGGCAATACGAAAAGGAGCCGAGGTCCTTCGGCAGCAAACGCAATCGCATCACCGATGCGAATCGCGCCTGGATCGAGGAACGTTATTGCAACGGTTGGGCCGAAGGTTACGCCGATGAGCAGGTGAAGCTGTTTCGGCGCGATGACTTCGCTTATCACAAGGTCGGCGTCGTCTTCTGGCAGTTCGACGAGCAGGACCAGCCGGCCACGATCACCGAGCCCTATGAGAAAGCCTTTACCGCAGCGAACCTCAAAAAAGAGCAGGAGTTCTACGACAGTGATCTATCCTTCTGCATCCGCCTAAAAAATGGCAAAGGGGAAGAGATCAAGAAGATAGTTATTACCCCCAGGGATAACGCCGCTAAAAAGTTCAAGGCGCTGATGGAGGACAGACCGGAGGTCCTCTCCGTCGAATGGACGCACCGCGACTATGTCAAGGACGACGAGTACATCCCCCACGGCGAGGAGATCGAGGCCTTTCTGAAACGGGAAATCGCCAAGCCGATCATCCGTTGGCAGGACAGCCCGCAGATGGGCTACGAAATCCTGCCCAACAAATACTTCTACCGTTACCAGCCCCCCACGCCCGCGAGGGAGCTGCTGGCGGAGTTCTGGCGGTTGGAGAAGGAGGCGGAGAAGATGCTGGAGGGACTTGGAAAATGA
- a CDS encoding metallophosphoesterase, with product MMNAVLLHLSDIHIRNSSDPILQKGEAIAASVYSFLPSASHVFIVVSGDIAFSGEDPQYALAIDFFKEIKSKIQTESPIPVSFIIVPGNHDCNFQLNSGVRQIIVKSIEDASTPTVDSSIIDTCTSVQKSFFEFRNALEENDITHDDPLWRSCHFDINGKFIGFESLNISWMSNLSESPGRLYFPIDSYSEIDTTGVDIRLVVLHHPLNWFGQSIYRPFRFFIRNRADIVISGHEHQGNVGINNDTESDRSAFIEGCVLQDEENPSESSFNTVVIELDRKQFSSTRYRWDGTRYTPTEEGSWTDYRDLPTKKINPFTIEASFQEALDDPGAFFQHPGGQKITLSDIFVYPDLRKINNGGIKERTFISSENLLSPDFTVNGVLIEGDEKVGCTSLLYQLYRQYHDRGFVPLLINGKHLKKTQETEIDALIRREVGVQYGTCNITAFDQLSKDHKILLLDDFDDGPLKAADARRGVLCALRKRFGHFVVTVNEMFEIREMLSGDAPRELISLEHYHMQAFGYARRSQLIQRWFNLAKDGTVDDAEFISRCDQAERLMNAVMTKTVIPSIPLYLLTLLQSIEAGRSGDFKESALGHYYHYLLTEAFRNSGVKTDKLTEVFQYAVQLAAEFHYRKKDELSESELVDFNNRFSAKWHTVDFRERIDMLVRARVLRKIGDYYAFRYPYIYYYLKGLYLSESLADEEIRKYIRHCCEHLYVRDHANTILFLAHHTNDEFVINTLSEAIHNLFKNRAPVTFNGDTNGITNLIEDAPKLIYSGVKPLQHRKESDELRDELDDGNDGLAESEEEADELSLIAQIIALFKTTEILGQVLKNQYSKISRTRKGSLLEELFKGPLRALGDFYAFCEKNPDAIVAEIEAAIQRRGKEDNEEARKKIARRVVAGIVQIVSFGFVMKAARGANSDSLFEDINDVVKRNDTLAFKLIDLCIHLDSPKPIPKQKLSQLCKEAEKDLVASRIIRLMVLNRLYMFKTTEQEMQWVHEKLDIDIKKQHVITYQENKQRLIK from the coding sequence ATGATGAACGCAGTGTTACTACATCTTAGCGACATTCATATCAGAAACTCTAGTGACCCCATCCTGCAAAAGGGGGAGGCGATTGCTGCCTCTGTCTATTCATTTCTACCATCCGCTTCCCACGTATTCATCGTTGTTTCGGGTGATATTGCATTTTCCGGAGAAGATCCTCAGTATGCTTTGGCCATAGACTTTTTCAAAGAAATTAAATCCAAGATTCAGACGGAGTCACCAATACCAGTGTCTTTTATTATCGTTCCCGGCAATCATGATTGTAATTTTCAACTGAATTCGGGAGTGAGGCAAATAATAGTAAAAAGTATTGAGGACGCCAGCACCCCAACGGTTGACTCTTCGATTATAGATACTTGCACATCTGTTCAGAAATCTTTTTTCGAATTTAGGAATGCTCTCGAAGAAAACGACATTACCCATGATGATCCTCTTTGGAGGTCATGCCATTTTGACATTAATGGTAAATTCATTGGTTTCGAATCATTAAATATATCATGGATGTCCAATTTATCTGAGAGTCCCGGACGCCTTTACTTCCCTATAGACTCATACTCGGAAATAGATACGACTGGTGTCGACATCCGTTTAGTAGTGTTGCATCACCCGCTGAACTGGTTTGGTCAGAGTATTTATCGCCCCTTTCGTTTTTTTATTCGAAATCGTGCTGATATTGTTATCTCCGGGCACGAACATCAGGGAAACGTCGGAATTAATAACGACACGGAAAGCGATAGAAGCGCTTTTATCGAAGGATGTGTCTTGCAAGATGAAGAAAACCCGTCGGAGTCATCTTTCAACACCGTGGTCATTGAACTTGACCGCAAGCAGTTTTCATCAACCAGATATAGATGGGATGGAACCCGATATACCCCAACGGAGGAAGGATCGTGGACCGATTATCGGGACCTTCCAACAAAGAAGATCAATCCGTTCACTATTGAAGCGTCCTTTCAAGAGGCATTGGACGATCCCGGCGCTTTTTTTCAGCACCCCGGAGGTCAAAAAATAACCCTTTCAGATATTTTTGTTTATCCTGATCTGAGAAAAATTAATAACGGGGGAATCAAGGAGAGAACATTCATAAGCTCAGAAAACCTTCTGTCTCCAGATTTTACCGTTAACGGCGTTCTAATAGAGGGGGATGAAAAGGTTGGCTGCACAAGCCTCCTATACCAACTCTATCGTCAATATCACGACCGCGGTTTTGTCCCCCTTCTGATAAACGGGAAACACCTCAAAAAGACACAAGAAACTGAAATAGACGCACTTATCAGGCGTGAAGTAGGCGTTCAATATGGTACCTGCAACATTACTGCTTTTGACCAACTTTCAAAAGATCATAAAATCCTACTTCTGGATGACTTCGATGACGGGCCATTAAAGGCTGCAGATGCACGCAGGGGGGTCCTCTGTGCGCTACGAAAACGATTTGGGCATTTTGTTGTCACAGTCAATGAAATGTTCGAGATCAGAGAAATGCTTTCCGGCGATGCTCCGCGGGAACTTATTTCACTGGAACATTATCATATGCAAGCCTTTGGTTATGCACGCAGATCGCAACTGATACAACGATGGTTCAATCTTGCGAAAGATGGCACTGTTGACGATGCGGAATTTATTTCGAGATGTGACCAAGCCGAACGACTAATGAACGCAGTAATGACAAAGACGGTGATACCGTCCATTCCACTTTATTTGCTTACTCTTTTGCAGAGCATCGAGGCGGGACGGAGTGGAGACTTCAAGGAAAGCGCGCTTGGCCACTATTACCACTACCTGCTGACCGAGGCATTTAGAAATTCCGGCGTTAAGACCGACAAATTAACGGAAGTTTTCCAATATGCTGTCCAACTCGCCGCAGAATTTCACTATCGAAAGAAAGATGAGCTTTCAGAATCCGAACTGGTCGATTTCAATAACAGATTTTCGGCCAAGTGGCATACTGTTGATTTCAGAGAGCGCATCGATATGCTCGTTCGGGCCCGAGTGCTGCGTAAGATTGGAGATTATTATGCGTTTAGATACCCTTACATTTACTACTATTTGAAGGGACTGTACCTGAGTGAAAGCTTAGCTGACGAGGAAATTCGCAAATATATCAGGCATTGCTGTGAACATCTCTATGTGCGTGATCACGCCAATACTATCCTTTTTCTTGCGCACCACACGAACGATGAATTTGTTATCAACACGCTTTCAGAAGCGATTCATAATCTTTTTAAAAATCGCGCACCGGTTACATTCAATGGTGATACAAATGGCATCACAAATTTGATTGAGGATGCTCCAAAACTTATTTATTCTGGGGTGAAACCACTACAGCATCGCAAGGAATCCGACGAATTACGGGATGAACTTGATGACGGCAACGACGGATTGGCCGAATCCGAGGAAGAGGCTGATGAGCTTAGTCTGATAGCTCAGATCATTGCTCTCTTCAAGACCACAGAGATTCTTGGACAGGTTTTAAAGAATCAATACTCAAAGATCTCGCGAACAAGAAAAGGTAGTCTCCTGGAAGAATTATTCAAGGGTCCTTTGCGAGCACTCGGAGACTTTTATGCTTTTTGCGAGAAGAATCCCGATGCAATTGTTGCCGAAATCGAGGCAGCGATCCAACGCAGAGGTAAAGAAGACAATGAGGAGGCAAGGAAGAAGATTGCTCGGAGGGTCGTCGCAGGAATCGTTCAAATCGTGTCCTTTGGGTTCGTGATGAAGGCAGCGCGGGGCGCAAATTCAGACAGCCTGTTCGAGGACATCAACGATGTCGTTAAACGAAATGACACTTTAGCGTTCAAGTTGATCGATCTCTGTATCCACCTGGATTCACCAAAGCCAATACCAAAACAAAAACTCTCCCAACTCTGCAAGGAAGCAGAGAAAGATTTGGTCGCCTCCAGGATCATAAGGCTCATGGTCCTGAACCGACTATACATGTTTAAAACCACAGAGCAGGAAATGCAATGGGTGCATGAGAAGCTAGATATCGATATAAAAAAACAACATGTAATCACATATCAAGAAAACAAACAGCGGTTGATCAAATGA
- a CDS encoding lysophospholipid acyltransferase family protein translates to MSKERLAGILLAIFQAIPVSLRRRLFIGLARVFYYLVPRQRMIALHSLRCAFPEKTDGEILKIARGVYRTLGIVAAEFFDIPKLTSENVREIVETEGLENCARALAKGRGVLLFSAHFGNWELEAASIALLVKPAVVIYRPLDSPLLDRLVSRVRSASGNKPLPKENAMRSMIRTLHKNGMIGILLDQNTDWYEGVFVNYFGRPACTTSGLAHLALHSGAPVLPAYLIRLAEGRYRLVIEPALEIIDTGDRDADVIANTQRFTKVIEDTVRKYPEQWLWIHQRWKTQFCQIPLKSR, encoded by the coding sequence GTGAGCAAGGAACGACTTGCCGGCATCCTGCTGGCTATCTTTCAGGCAATTCCAGTATCTTTGCGCAGGAGGCTGTTCATCGGCCTTGCCCGTGTTTTCTATTACCTTGTTCCCCGCCAGCGGATGATTGCCCTGCACAGCCTCCGCTGCGCCTTTCCGGAGAAAACAGATGGAGAGATACTGAAAATCGCCCGCGGCGTCTATCGAACGCTGGGAATTGTGGCGGCGGAGTTCTTCGATATCCCGAAACTTACCAGTGAAAATGTTCGGGAAATTGTCGAGACCGAGGGGCTTGAGAACTGCGCACGGGCGCTCGCCAAGGGGCGGGGCGTCCTTCTGTTCAGCGCCCATTTCGGTAACTGGGAGCTGGAGGCCGCGTCGATTGCCCTGCTTGTCAAACCGGCAGTCGTCATCTACCGCCCCCTCGACAGCCCGCTTCTCGACAGACTTGTCTCCCGCGTGCGTTCCGCCTCTGGCAACAAACCGCTTCCCAAGGAAAATGCGATGCGGTCGATGATCCGCACGCTTCATAAAAACGGGATGATCGGGATCCTGCTCGATCAGAACACAGACTGGTACGAAGGGGTGTTTGTCAATTACTTCGGCAGACCTGCCTGCACAACGAGCGGTCTTGCGCATCTTGCTCTCCACAGTGGCGCCCCGGTGCTGCCCGCTTATCTGATCAGGCTGGCGGAGGGGCGTTATCGTCTCGTCATCGAGCCGGCACTGGAGATTATCGACACAGGAGACCGCGATGCGGATGTAATCGCCAACACGCAGCGCTTTACGAAGGTTATTGAAGATACGGTGCGGAAATATCCCGAGCAGTGGCTCTGGATTCACCAGCGCTGGAAGACTCAGTTCTGCCAGATTCCGCTGAAAAGCAGGTGA